One genomic segment of Coriobacteriia bacterium includes these proteins:
- a CDS encoding bifunctional ADP-dependent NAD(P)H-hydrate dehydratase/NAD(P)H-hydrate epimerase, with protein sequence MYRVLTAAQSRAVEERAVAEQGVSLAALMRAAGAAVAREIAERVPDGDIVVLAGPGNNGGDGWVAARELAAAGRNV encoded by the coding sequence ATGTACCGCGTACTCACCGCAGCCCAGTCCCGCGCCGTCGAAGAGCGCGCCGTCGCCGAGCAGGGCGTCTCCCTCGCGGCCCTCATGCGCGCCGCCGGCGCCGCCGTTGCCCGCGAGATCGCAGAGCGCGTGCCGGATGGCGACATCGTGGTGCTCGCAGGTCCTGGCAACAACGGCGGCGACGGCTGGGTCGCCGCGCGCGAACTGGCGGCTGCCGGTCGCAACGT